One window of Streptomyces sp. FIT100 genomic DNA carries:
- a CDS encoding phage portal protein, with protein sequence MSLPDNGTAWPPRNLAPLYADIKVDDAWYSGDPDRLAKVYRHAPQHRADGRRRLWGRHRQPGKSDRRLHIPLAGEIAQTSADLLFADTPVVTVEDTVTQDRLDELLDAGGVPELLLAAAETAAALSGVFLRVTWDRDAAPDRPLITAVHPDQAAPEWRFGIMTAVTFWRTLPSTTSTVWRHLERHERGAILHGLYEGTEDQLGRRVPLTEHPDTAALAESLGSEGDSIATGVDLLTAVYVPNIAPNRKHRGAPWGRSDLQGMHDLLDALDETWSSWLRDIRLARSRIIVPDGYLRSQGPGRGATFDDDREVWQSLAIPPTEQGNGITLSQFAIRVEEHRATAEAIVRQATTAAGYSPASVGLDGDGAAVTATEVAARLHRSMVTRGKKARYWRRAIADILRVLLAVDRAQFGGKTVDERPVVDIGDGVAEDPGSTAQTLSLLAQAQAVSTDTKVRLLHPDWDDTAVAAEVARILDETGQAAPDPVGSFPLAA encoded by the coding sequence GTGAGCCTGCCCGACAACGGGACCGCGTGGCCGCCGCGGAACCTCGCCCCGCTGTACGCCGATATCAAGGTCGACGACGCGTGGTACTCCGGAGACCCCGACCGCCTCGCCAAGGTCTACCGGCATGCCCCGCAGCACCGGGCCGACGGCCGCCGCCGGCTGTGGGGCCGTCACCGTCAGCCGGGCAAATCCGACAGGCGCCTGCACATCCCCCTCGCCGGCGAGATAGCGCAGACGAGTGCGGATCTCTTGTTCGCCGACACCCCCGTCGTCACTGTCGAGGACACCGTGACGCAGGACCGCCTCGACGAGCTGCTCGACGCCGGGGGCGTGCCCGAGTTGCTGCTCGCCGCGGCCGAGACTGCCGCCGCTCTGTCGGGCGTGTTCCTGCGTGTCACCTGGGACCGCGACGCCGCCCCTGACCGTCCCCTGATCACTGCCGTGCACCCCGACCAGGCCGCCCCCGAGTGGCGGTTCGGGATCATGACGGCCGTCACCTTCTGGCGCACCCTGCCCTCGACGACGTCGACGGTGTGGCGCCACCTCGAACGGCACGAGCGGGGCGCAATCCTGCACGGCCTGTACGAGGGCACCGAGGACCAGCTCGGCCGCCGCGTGCCGCTCACCGAACACCCCGACACGGCCGCCCTCGCCGAATCGCTCGGCTCCGAGGGCGACAGCATCGCAACCGGGGTCGACCTGCTCACCGCCGTATACGTCCCCAACATCGCCCCGAACCGGAAGCACCGGGGCGCACCGTGGGGGCGCAGTGACCTACAGGGCATGCACGACCTGCTCGACGCCCTCGACGAAACGTGGTCATCGTGGTTGCGCGACATCCGCCTCGCGCGGTCCCGCATCATCGTCCCCGACGGGTACCTGCGCAGTCAGGGCCCCGGCCGGGGCGCCACATTCGACGACGACCGGGAGGTATGGCAGAGCCTCGCCATTCCGCCCACCGAGCAGGGCAACGGGATCACGCTTTCTCAGTTCGCTATCCGCGTTGAAGAGCACCGCGCGACGGCCGAGGCCATCGTGAGGCAGGCCACGACCGCGGCCGGCTACTCCCCGGCGTCCGTCGGACTCGACGGAGACGGGGCCGCCGTCACAGCAACCGAGGTTGCCGCCCGTCTCCATCGGTCGATGGTGACCAGGGGCAAGAAGGCCCGGTACTGGCGCCGCGCCATCGCGGACATTCTGCGTGTCCTGCTCGCCGTCGACCGGGCCCAGTTCGGCGGGAAGACCGTCGACGAGCGGCCCGTGGTTGACATCGGCGACGGAGTCGCAGAGGACCCCGGGAGCACCGCGCAAACCCTGTCCCTGCTCGCGCAGGCGCAGGCCGTGAGCACCGACACGAAGGTGCGTCTACTGCACCCGGATTGGGACGACACCGCGGTCGCCGCGGAGGTCGCCCGCATCCTCGACGAGACCGGGCAGGCCGCCCCCGACCCCGTCGGGAGTTTCCCGCTCGCCGCCTGA
- a CDS encoding phage minor capsid protein: protein MPVSPDQVEYLAAHTADLYADAEQRLLALVAQQLAAGLEAPGWAVAKLAALGPLRRAADMLLGTLAGQVSDEVRQVVAEAYDSGRTSALEELGVLSDEDRRTVAERTPGTQAVDRLAAETAELITSTHRSILRAVLDGVRDIVARVTATPLLGTGTRRQATQDAMRQFADRGITAFRDRAGRRWQLTSYAEMAVRTSVARAATEAHMTTLAAAGVDLVVVSNSPRECPLCRPWERKVLSINGPDGPRTVEVEHATIDGRMIRVNVAGSLDEARRAGLQHPNCRHSVSSYTPGLTRIENATPDPAGYEAGQRQREIERHIRKHKRRAAAAVTPEGKPAAEAKVRQWQGAMRDHLAAHPDLRRLRHREQPGASNLPSAYTAPADDVMQAARVRAGDDAALHEMTDEQLALATRPAVLDERDVARIEAEADRRDAADLRARVFPDGHLLADLSTTGDEVLAWAQQHATDDELLRIAEELDRRYPGPIPDYPLPMGDDVADVLAASAALDDALAPGAPPAEWQQYTDVADDALLAAARQLADEEPADEPVHKVTRREAREMYFEWAMLQYQAAENATNGYLLNRHGQARGIGPGSLFTGPARIAYAYASDELKAFWRKHERKTQQQFVAEVTGQNMSDIRAAQQALWDAQSKHDG, encoded by the coding sequence GTGCCCGTATCCCCTGATCAGGTCGAGTACCTCGCCGCGCACACCGCCGACCTGTACGCCGACGCCGAGCAGCGGCTGCTCGCCCTGGTTGCGCAGCAGCTCGCCGCCGGACTGGAGGCGCCCGGGTGGGCCGTCGCCAAGCTCGCCGCCCTCGGCCCCCTGCGCCGCGCCGCCGACATGCTGCTCGGCACCCTCGCAGGGCAGGTATCCGACGAGGTGCGGCAAGTCGTCGCCGAGGCGTACGACTCCGGACGCACGTCCGCCCTCGAAGAACTCGGCGTACTGTCCGACGAAGACCGGCGCACCGTTGCCGAGCGGACACCCGGAACACAGGCCGTCGACCGCCTCGCCGCCGAGACAGCCGAACTCATCACGTCGACGCACCGCAGCATTCTGCGGGCAGTGCTCGACGGAGTCCGGGACATCGTTGCCCGCGTGACCGCGACCCCTCTACTGGGCACTGGTACGCGCAGGCAGGCCACGCAGGACGCTATGCGCCAGTTTGCCGACCGCGGCATTACCGCGTTCCGCGACCGCGCCGGCCGCCGTTGGCAACTCACGTCGTATGCCGAAATGGCCGTGCGCACGTCCGTTGCCCGAGCGGCGACCGAGGCACACATGACCACCCTTGCCGCCGCCGGCGTCGACTTGGTCGTCGTCAGCAACAGCCCGCGCGAATGCCCGCTGTGCCGGCCATGGGAGCGCAAGGTGTTGTCCATCAACGGCCCCGACGGACCCCGTACCGTCGAGGTCGAGCACGCCACCATCGACGGACGCATGATCCGGGTGAACGTCGCCGGATCGCTCGACGAAGCGCGCCGCGCCGGACTGCAACACCCCAACTGCCGTCACAGCGTCAGCAGTTACACCCCGGGCCTTACCCGCATCGAGAACGCCACCCCCGACCCAGCCGGCTACGAAGCAGGACAGCGACAGCGCGAGATCGAGCGGCACATCCGCAAGCACAAGCGCCGCGCCGCCGCAGCCGTCACCCCTGAAGGCAAGCCCGCGGCCGAGGCCAAGGTACGCCAGTGGCAAGGCGCCATGCGCGACCACCTCGCCGCACACCCCGACCTGCGCCGCCTGCGCCACCGTGAGCAGCCCGGAGCCTCGAACCTCCCGAGCGCGTACACCGCCCCAGCCGACGACGTCATGCAGGCCGCCCGCGTGCGCGCCGGCGACGACGCGGCCCTGCACGAGATGACCGACGAGCAGCTCGCCCTCGCCACCCGCCCCGCAGTCCTGGACGAGCGCGACGTTGCCCGCATCGAGGCCGAGGCGGACCGCCGGGACGCCGCCGACCTACGGGCCCGTGTGTTCCCCGACGGGCACCTGCTCGCCGACCTGTCCACCACGGGCGACGAAGTCCTCGCATGGGCACAGCAGCACGCCACCGACGACGAGCTGCTGCGCATCGCCGAGGAACTCGACCGCCGGTACCCGGGGCCAATCCCCGACTACCCCCTGCCGATGGGCGACGACGTCGCCGACGTCCTCGCCGCATCCGCCGCCCTCGACGACGCCCTCGCCCCGGGGGCGCCGCCGGCCGAGTGGCAGCAGTACACGGACGTCGCCGACGACGCACTGCTCGCCGCCGCGCGCCAACTCGCAGACGAGGAACCGGCCGACGAACCGGTGCACAAGGTCACCAGGCGGGAGGCCCGCGAGATGTATTTCGAGTGGGCCATGCTCCAGTACCAGGCCGCCGAGAACGCGACGAACGGGTACCTACTCAACCGCCACGGACAGGCGCGGGGCATCGGCCCGGGAAGCCTGTTTACCGGTCCCGCACGCATCGCCTACGCGTACGCGTCGGACGAACTCAAAGCGTTCTGGCGGAAGCACGAGCGCAAGACGCAGCAGCAGTTCGTCGCCGAGGTCACAGGCCAGAACATGAGCGACATCCGGGCAGCGCAACAGGCGTTGTGGGATGCTCAAAGCAAGCACGACGGATGA
- a CDS encoding phage tail tube protein — MASRPIDARGWLFEVEDVESEPDAWLPIAGITSFTHNPAENEETVETTAFESDGQYEQDVMQRGATLAVEGQYRIDKTTKAQDPGQAYIDHDWAQRLGIDSRNRIRWRHETQTVWVVWDATVTPGEQGGGNNDKTSWSCTVTKCGTATTMVVTA, encoded by the coding sequence GTGGCTTCACGCCCTATTGATGCCCGCGGCTGGCTGTTCGAGGTCGAGGACGTCGAATCCGAGCCCGACGCTTGGCTGCCGATCGCCGGCATAACCAGCTTCACGCACAACCCCGCCGAGAACGAGGAAACGGTCGAGACGACCGCGTTTGAGAGCGACGGACAGTACGAGCAAGACGTGATGCAGCGCGGCGCCACGCTGGCCGTCGAGGGGCAGTACCGCATCGACAAGACCACCAAAGCGCAGGACCCAGGGCAGGCGTACATCGACCACGATTGGGCGCAGCGTCTTGGTATCGACTCCCGTAACCGTATTCGGTGGCGCCATGAGACGCAGACCGTGTGGGTTGTGTGGGATGCCACCGTGACCCCGGGCGAGCAGGGCGGAGGCAACAACGACAAGACGAGTTGGAGCTGCACCGTCACCAAGTGCGGCACGGCTACCACGATGGTGGTGACCGCGTGA
- a CDS encoding minor capsid protein, whose amino-acid sequence MVDLLDGIARWLDDRGLLTYDPTGRTGDTFVEAMPPAPDLAVSLALYGGPAPVARDDAESLRLQVRVRGNADPRVSRRRCTALYRALHGLAGVELPDGTWLILAAARGTPAPLGPDSSGWHEHVVSFDLDVSAPTVP is encoded by the coding sequence GTGGTTGACCTGCTCGACGGCATTGCCCGATGGCTCGACGACCGCGGCCTGCTCACCTACGACCCGACCGGCCGCACGGGCGACACGTTCGTCGAAGCCATGCCCCCGGCGCCGGATCTCGCCGTGTCCCTCGCCCTCTACGGCGGGCCGGCGCCGGTTGCGCGGGATGACGCCGAAAGCCTCCGCCTACAGGTGCGCGTGCGCGGCAACGCCGACCCGCGGGTATCGCGCCGCCGCTGTACGGCCCTGTATCGGGCCCTACATGGCCTCGCCGGGGTCGAGTTGCCCGACGGTACGTGGCTCATCCTCGCCGCGGCCCGCGGCACCCCCGCCCCTCTGGGCCCTGATTCGTCCGGCTGGCACGAGCATGTCGTGAGTTTCGATCTCGATGTGTCGGCCCCCACCGTTCCGTAA
- a CDS encoding PBSX family phage terminase large subunit gives MHLPPELDLPLSCKQLRSIGRATARINLWHGSVRSGKTVASLLAFVIAVAAAGPSGLVLICGRSLQTIERNVFEPLTDPALFGPLARHIHHTRGATTATILGRTVHLIGASDVRAEGRLRGLTAQLAYVDEATLVPESFWTQLLARLSTPGARLLATTNPDSPRHWLKVGYLDRAGELNLRSWHFKLADNPSLTRQYVADLTAEYVGLWRRRMIDGAWVVAEGAVFDTWDEQQHVVDTLPPMLRYWAAADYGTTNPFAALVLGLGADDRLYVVSEWRHDSKTAHRQMTDAQYSEAVRAWLDGQQVEPEWTFIDPSAASFQTQLWADGHPGVTRADNDVKAGIRSVSSALGAGLLRVHESCTGLLDEIPGYSWDPAASAKGEDKPIKTADHSVDALRYVVHSTAHEWRHLLTVPKEATAA, from the coding sequence GTGCACCTGCCCCCCGAACTCGACCTGCCCCTGTCCTGCAAGCAGTTGCGCAGCATCGGCCGTGCGACCGCCCGTATCAACCTTTGGCACGGCAGCGTCCGATCAGGCAAGACCGTTGCATCCCTCCTTGCGTTCGTTATCGCCGTCGCCGCCGCCGGCCCGTCGGGACTCGTCCTGATCTGTGGCCGCAGCTTGCAGACCATCGAGCGGAACGTGTTCGAACCGCTCACCGATCCGGCCCTGTTCGGCCCCCTCGCCCGCCACATCCACCACACCCGGGGCGCCACCACGGCAACGATCCTCGGCCGCACGGTGCACCTGATCGGCGCATCCGACGTCCGCGCCGAAGGCCGCCTGCGAGGACTCACGGCCCAACTCGCCTACGTCGACGAGGCAACCCTCGTTCCAGAATCGTTCTGGACACAGCTACTCGCCCGCCTGTCGACCCCCGGGGCGCGGCTGCTCGCCACGACCAACCCGGACAGCCCGCGGCACTGGCTCAAAGTCGGATATCTCGACAGGGCCGGCGAACTCAACCTGCGCTCTTGGCACTTCAAGCTCGCCGACAACCCGTCGCTCACGCGGCAATACGTCGCCGACCTCACCGCCGAATACGTCGGCCTGTGGCGCCGCCGCATGATCGACGGGGCATGGGTCGTCGCCGAGGGCGCAGTGTTCGACACCTGGGACGAGCAGCAGCACGTCGTCGACACCCTGCCGCCGATGCTCCGGTACTGGGCCGCCGCGGACTACGGCACTACCAACCCGTTCGCCGCCCTGGTGCTGGGACTCGGCGCCGACGACCGCCTGTACGTGGTGAGCGAGTGGCGCCACGACAGCAAGACCGCGCACCGGCAGATGACCGACGCGCAGTACAGCGAGGCCGTCCGGGCATGGCTGGACGGGCAGCAGGTCGAGCCGGAATGGACGTTCATTGACCCCTCGGCCGCGAGTTTCCAGACGCAGCTATGGGCCGACGGGCACCCGGGCGTCACTCGGGCCGACAACGACGTGAAGGCCGGCATCCGGTCCGTGTCGTCCGCCCTCGGCGCCGGCCTGCTGCGCGTGCACGAGTCCTGTACCGGCCTGCTCGACGAGATCCCCGGTTACTCATGGGACCCGGCCGCATCCGCCAAGGGTGAAGACAAGCCGATCAAGACGGCCGACCACTCCGTCGACGCCCTGCGCTACGTCGTGCACTCGACCGCCCACGAGTGGCGCCACCTGCTCACCGTGCCGAAGGAGGCGACCGCCGCATGA
- a CDS encoding N4-gp56 family major capsid protein → MPAGKTTAAQMIVPDVWADMVQAKFKGALILGTLATDDNTLEGKPGDSVNFPKWSALGEAEDLTEGTPMSPEQLGTDPGNSATIKEAGKAVEITDKARLVAFGDPYAETQRQLGVLIARKIDKDLTAAAEAPGVITVDASTAALSWDVMVSGIEKFGDEWDPENMAGLVIHSVQRAALLRDPNFISADKLGPGAVIPRGVIGQVGGVNIYVSDRVTTAGTGADTTYNALLIRRGSLGLLYKRRPLVETDRDILARTTVVTTNVHYATHRLDDEGVVVLKTKGAAA, encoded by the coding sequence ATGCCCGCAGGAAAGACCACGGCGGCACAGATGATCGTGCCCGACGTCTGGGCCGACATGGTGCAGGCGAAGTTCAAGGGCGCGCTCATCCTGGGCACGCTCGCCACGGACGACAACACCCTCGAAGGCAAGCCCGGCGACTCCGTCAACTTCCCCAAGTGGTCGGCACTTGGCGAGGCGGAAGACTTGACCGAGGGCACGCCAATGAGCCCCGAGCAGCTCGGCACCGACCCGGGCAACTCGGCCACCATTAAGGAGGCCGGTAAGGCCGTCGAAATCACCGACAAGGCCCGCCTTGTCGCGTTCGGCGACCCGTACGCGGAGACGCAGCGGCAGCTCGGCGTACTTATCGCGCGAAAGATCGACAAGGACCTGACCGCCGCGGCCGAGGCTCCCGGCGTGATCACCGTGGACGCCTCGACGGCCGCCCTGTCGTGGGACGTCATGGTGTCCGGCATCGAGAAGTTCGGCGACGAGTGGGACCCGGAGAACATGGCCGGCCTAGTCATCCACTCCGTGCAGCGCGCCGCCCTGCTGCGTGACCCGAACTTCATCAGCGCCGACAAGCTCGGCCCCGGCGCGGTCATCCCCCGCGGCGTGATCGGCCAGGTGGGAGGCGTGAACATCTACGTCTCGGACCGTGTCACCACGGCCGGGACCGGGGCCGACACCACGTACAACGCCCTGTTGATTCGGCGCGGCTCCCTCGGCCTGCTCTACAAGCGGCGCCCCCTGGTCGAGACGGACCGGGACATCCTCGCGCGCACCACGGTCGTCACCACGAACGTGCACTATGCGACGCACCGACTCGACGACGAGGGCGTGGTCGTGCTCAAGACGAAGGGAGCCGCCGCGTGA
- a CDS encoding Rmf/CrpP fold protein produces the protein MGSRVELTRALLAGRAAARAEQPMTDCPHPPRTLLRTAWLRGYGQEVSPAE, from the coding sequence ATGGGAAGCCGCGTTGAACTCACCCGCGCACTGCTCGCCGGCCGCGCCGCGGCCCGCGCCGAGCAGCCCATGACCGACTGCCCCCACCCGCCGCGCACGCTGCTGCGTACTGCGTGGCTCCGCGGATACGGTCAAGAAGTCTCGCCCGCCGAGTAG
- a CDS encoding phage tail family protein gives MAIGDQVTALGHVQLGELLLGRGTPYRWRSLSGWEDLPGLDSGSVNRADAHGAILGRLLAQPRVITLDGILIRARRGEIGAVVQQLGAATSVIDGEVPFVVQLDERGPLLAWVRATARAIPVERGYTLGTITGAAVQLTASDPRRYELLERTARAGLPTAEPGLDWNTAEGGLDAGLDFNGESGLDFGPPGSTGTLTARNDGTAPAHPVVEFRGPVSLPSLTNLATGDVLEYDLDLAADDLLAVDTGAGTVTLNGTTSRLYTATARSVPEQSWALWPGTADMAYRAAPGSSDPAASVAVRWRSAYW, from the coding sequence GTGGCGATCGGCGACCAGGTGACCGCCCTCGGGCATGTGCAGCTCGGCGAGCTGCTGCTCGGCCGCGGCACCCCCTACCGGTGGCGCTCCCTGTCCGGGTGGGAAGATCTGCCCGGCCTCGACTCCGGGAGCGTCAACCGGGCCGACGCGCACGGCGCAATCCTGGGCCGGCTGCTTGCACAGCCGCGCGTCATCACCCTCGACGGGATCCTGATCCGGGCCCGCCGCGGTGAAATCGGGGCCGTCGTGCAGCAGCTTGGCGCCGCAACGTCCGTCATCGATGGCGAGGTGCCGTTCGTCGTGCAGCTCGACGAGCGCGGGCCCTTGCTCGCGTGGGTCCGGGCGACAGCCCGGGCAATCCCCGTCGAGCGCGGGTACACCCTCGGCACCATCACCGGGGCCGCCGTGCAGCTCACCGCGAGCGACCCTCGCCGGTACGAGCTGCTTGAACGCACCGCCCGGGCTGGCCTGCCTACCGCCGAGCCCGGCCTCGACTGGAACACCGCCGAGGGCGGCCTCGACGCCGGCCTCGACTTCAACGGCGAGTCCGGCCTCGACTTCGGCCCGCCGGGCAGCACCGGCACCTTGACCGCCCGTAATGACGGCACCGCCCCCGCGCATCCCGTCGTCGAGTTCCGCGGTCCGGTGTCCTTGCCGAGCCTGACCAACCTTGCCACGGGCGACGTCCTCGAATACGACCTCGATCTCGCTGCCGACGACCTGCTCGCCGTCGACACCGGCGCCGGAACCGTGACGCTCAACGGCACGACGTCGCGTCTCTACACCGCGACCGCCCGCAGCGTCCCCGAGCAGTCCTGGGCCCTGTGGCCCGGAACTGCCGACATGGCGTACCGGGCCGCGCCCGGATCATCCGACCCCGCCGCGTCCGTCGCCGTCCGGTGGCGCTCGGCCTACTGGTAA
- a CDS encoding N-acetylmuramoyl-L-alanine amidase, with protein MATPLSASAFLAALRGEQLDVVEVGSWRTHNRAGHGAWGPMHGVMIHHTVTEGTAHSVAICRDGYSTLPGPLCHGVIDKAGTVHLVGYGRANHAGLGDDDVLAAVIAERTLPADNEANTDGNSRFYGFECINLGDNIDPWPDAQVEAIARAAAGICRAHGWGAESVIGHSEWQPGKIDPRGPIGKKGGPALTMAKIRARVAELLDQKTPSKPSTPSKPKPYTPPAFPAGLAPNKAKPSAKTLQHALKATGYMPKSVTESDNYGPITQASVARFHNAHPSYRSAGKSYDPAIGAKGWAYLHRLAYGN; from the coding sequence ATGGCAACACCGCTCAGCGCGTCCGCGTTCCTCGCCGCCCTGCGGGGCGAGCAGCTCGACGTCGTCGAAGTCGGATCATGGCGCACCCACAACCGCGCCGGACACGGCGCATGGGGTCCCATGCACGGCGTCATGATCCACCACACCGTGACCGAGGGCACCGCGCACTCGGTCGCCATCTGCCGCGACGGGTACAGCACCCTCCCCGGCCCGCTGTGTCACGGCGTGATCGACAAGGCCGGCACCGTGCACCTGGTCGGATACGGCCGCGCCAATCACGCCGGACTCGGCGACGACGACGTGCTCGCCGCCGTCATCGCCGAGCGCACCCTGCCCGCCGACAATGAGGCCAACACCGACGGGAACAGCCGCTTCTACGGGTTCGAGTGCATCAACCTGGGCGACAACATCGACCCGTGGCCCGACGCACAGGTCGAGGCCATCGCCCGGGCCGCCGCCGGAATCTGCCGCGCGCACGGGTGGGGCGCCGAGTCCGTCATCGGACACAGCGAGTGGCAGCCCGGCAAGATCGACCCGCGCGGCCCCATCGGCAAGAAGGGCGGGCCCGCGCTCACCATGGCCAAGATCCGGGCCCGCGTCGCCGAGCTGCTCGACCAGAAGACGCCGAGCAAGCCCTCGACCCCGAGCAAGCCGAAGCCGTACACCCCGCCCGCGTTCCCGGCCGGCCTCGCCCCGAACAAGGCAAAGCCCTCGGCCAAGACGTTGCAGCACGCCCTCAAGGCCACCGGCTACATGCCCAAGAGCGTCACCGAGTCGGACAACTACGGACCGATCACGCAGGCCAGCGTCGCCCGCTTCCACAACGCCCACCCGTCCTACCGCAGCGCCGGAAAGTCCTACGACCCCGCTATCGGCGCGAAGGGCTGGGCGTACCTGCACCGCCTCGCCTACGGCAACTGA
- a CDS encoding collagen-like protein: MLPESIPTVTVTGRYLTPDGTPLTGSVTFRAPAVLTFPDSDVILGGPVVAQLDATGAISVTVPATDAPGMDPDGWAYVVTEQLAGVASNRSYAILLPAERPAVDLADIAPTDPGKPNYVSVRGDSAYEVAVEQGFAGTVQQWLASLVGPQGAPGATGATGAPGATGATGPAGATGPKGDPGTPGTNGTDGAPGVVQSVNGKSAPDVVLAAADVGAIPSTAAGAAGGVAQLDASGKVPAAQLPTSSGGGAVTSVNTKTGDVVLAAADVGASPSDHTHSAAQVGALATTTRGTANGVASLDASTRIPVAQLPTVVPRNTWTPQALGFAAWSCDPAHVSNPTTTKAAVVQRIYMSGINITESTQVNRVVIFARGWTGSTAIPAARFYAGIYNESGTRVATSGLVSSLPAAGQITGTAPGAADNHIGAVPIPLTATAALAPGRYWAAFLLSAGSATDFYYMHIQNESPSAPANFFLGTAFQRAWCLNTQTSLPATVNQATGEVGLDPAIMALAMV, translated from the coding sequence GTGCTGCCCGAGTCCATCCCCACCGTGACCGTGACCGGTCGGTATCTCACCCCCGACGGCACCCCGCTTACCGGCTCCGTCACCTTCCGAGCCCCGGCCGTCCTGACGTTCCCCGACTCCGATGTGATCCTCGGCGGCCCCGTCGTCGCGCAACTCGACGCCACGGGCGCAATCTCCGTCACCGTCCCCGCCACCGACGCCCCTGGCATGGACCCGGACGGATGGGCGTACGTCGTAACCGAGCAGCTCGCCGGCGTCGCCTCGAACCGTTCGTACGCCATCCTGCTACCGGCCGAACGTCCCGCCGTCGACCTCGCCGACATCGCACCGACGGACCCGGGCAAGCCCAATTACGTTTCGGTAAGGGGCGACAGCGCGTACGAGGTAGCCGTCGAGCAGGGATTCGCCGGCACGGTGCAGCAATGGCTCGCATCCCTGGTCGGCCCACAGGGCGCCCCCGGGGCAACCGGCGCCACCGGGGCCCCGGGAGCAACCGGCGCCACCGGACCGGCCGGCGCCACAGGCCCCAAGGGTGACCCCGGAACACCGGGCACGAACGGGACCGACGGGGCGCCCGGCGTCGTGCAGTCCGTCAACGGAAAGTCGGCGCCCGACGTCGTCCTCGCCGCGGCCGACGTCGGGGCGATCCCCTCGACCGCGGCCGGGGCCGCCGGGGGCGTGGCGCAGCTCGACGCGTCCGGAAAAGTTCCCGCCGCACAGCTCCCGACATCGTCCGGCGGGGGCGCCGTGACCTCCGTCAACACCAAGACGGGCGACGTCGTCCTCGCCGCGGCCGACGTGGGCGCCTCACCGTCCGACCACACCCACTCCGCCGCGCAGGTGGGCGCCCTCGCGACGACCACCCGGGGAACCGCAAACGGCGTCGCGTCCCTCGACGCGTCCACCCGTATCCCCGTCGCGCAGCTCCCCACCGTCGTCCCGCGGAACACGTGGACCCCGCAGGCCCTCGGATTCGCGGCCTGGTCGTGCGACCCCGCGCACGTCAGCAACCCGACCACGACCAAAGCCGCGGTAGTCCAGCGCATCTACATGAGCGGCATCAACATCACGGAGAGCACCCAGGTAAACCGGGTGGTGATCTTCGCGCGAGGGTGGACCGGCTCCACCGCCATCCCCGCGGCCCGCTTCTACGCCGGCATCTACAACGAGTCGGGAACACGGGTCGCAACATCCGGCCTGGTGTCCAGTCTCCCCGCCGCCGGCCAGATCACCGGGACCGCCCCGGGCGCCGCAGACAACCACATCGGCGCCGTGCCCATTCCGCTTACCGCCACGGCGGCACTCGCCCCAGGCCGCTACTGGGCCGCCTTCCTGCTGTCCGCCGGAAGCGCCACGGATTTCTACTACATGCACATTCAGAACGAGTCGCCGAGCGCACCCGCGAACTTCTTCCTCGGCACGGCATTTCAGCGCGCCTGGTGCCTCAACACGCAGACCTCGCTACCGGCCACGGTCAACCAGGCCACCGGCGAGGTTGGCCTCGACCCGGCAATCATGGCCCTCGCCATGGTCTAG
- a CDS encoding helix-turn-helix domain-containing protein, protein MREPITDADRDQVRRLHSEGKSRNEIARTIGRSGSTVSKIARELDLSFERGPEVVAATEARRVDLAERRARFAESLHKSAERLHAQLFAPCTIGSFGGKDNVWSEQALDRPTFTDQRQILAAVSTAVDKSLKLAPAEGGDNAEDVRSMLGTLGTVLTEAFADDEGADDGG, encoded by the coding sequence GTGCGCGAACCGATCACCGATGCCGACCGCGACCAGGTCCGCCGGCTGCACTCCGAGGGCAAGAGCCGAAATGAAATCGCGCGCACCATCGGGCGCAGCGGCTCGACCGTTTCCAAGATCGCCCGCGAACTGGACCTGTCATTCGAGCGCGGGCCCGAAGTGGTCGCCGCGACCGAGGCCCGACGCGTCGACCTCGCCGAGCGGCGCGCTCGGTTCGCCGAGTCCCTGCACAAGTCAGCCGAGCGGCTGCACGCACAGCTCTTTGCCCCCTGCACCATCGGCTCGTTCGGAGGCAAGGACAACGTTTGGAGCGAGCAGGCCCTCGACCGGCCAACGTTCACCGATCAACGGCAGATCCTCGCCGCGGTATCCACCGCTGTGGACAAGTCGTTGAAGCTCGCCCCGGCCGAGGGCGGAGACAACGCCGAGGACGTCCGTTCGATGCTCGGCACCCTCGGAACGGTCCTTACCGAAGCGTTCGCCGACGACGAGGGGGCCGACGACGGGGGGTGA